GAGGGTCGCGACGGCGGTAGGGGTGAGATCGGTCGAATCGGTCTCGAAGAAGACGCGATCGCCGACATTCACGACGAAATCCTGGGCGCTACCGGGGGTCGCGGCACCACCGGCGCCGAAGCCGCCGGATCCATCGGCCATGCCATCTTTATTGGAAGAACAGGCCGCTGCCCCAAGGGCGAGGACGACGGCGGCGGCGAATTTGACGGCGCGCAGCGACATCATTGGCAATACTCCTTACACACGTTTGCCGAACGTTGTGTCTTTCATATCGGGCGGATGGTTAAGGGAGGGTTCCGTCAACCTTAAGGGAGACAGCCGGGAATTAAGGTGAATTATGGCCAAGTTGTGGAACTTGCGCTTAAGGTTAACAGATCGTGAAGGTTGACCCGGATCTCCCTGGAGGGCTCGTGAGCCGAATGCCGATCTTGTGCGTTGAAAGGTCATGCATCTCGTGACGAACCAGCCCGGTCTGTCGGCTCAACCCTATCGCACTGCCCTGGACGAACTCCGCATGGAGCGCGCCTTCTCGCGGATCGCGGACAGCGACCTGCGCCACGGCAACGCGGTCAGGCTGCTCAGGAACTCCAAGGAGAACTATCCGGCCTGGCTGGATGCGATCGGGTCGGCTCAGGCCGTGATTCATTTCGAAAACTTCATCATTGCGGACGACGCAACGGGCCGCCTGTTCGCGGAGGCCCTCATGGAACGGGCCCGCGCAGGCGTGAAGGTCCGTGTTCTCTACGATTGGCTCGGATCGTCCTTTCGCGCCCTCCCGGCCTTCTGGCGGCGGCTGCGCGAAGCCGGTGTGGAGGCCCGGGTCTTCAACCCGCCCCGCCTGACGGATCCGTTCTGGATCCGGCGCAACCACCGCAAGCTGATCACGGTTGACGGCCGGATCGGCTTCGTGTCGGGCCTGTGCATCTCCGACAGCTGGGAAGGCGGCAAGGAGGCCGAGCCCTGGCGCGACACCGGGATTTCCGTGGAAGGCCCGATGGTGGCCGATCTCGACGCGGCCTTTGCCGAGAGCTGGGTGCTCGCGGGCATGCGGGCCATTCCGAAATCCGACCTGCCCCGGGCCGACGCGATTCCCCATGCGGGCGCCGTGGCCGCGCGGCTCATCAGCGGCGAGCCCGGCATGTTCCGCACCTATCGCGTCGACCAGTTCATCGCCGCCACGGCCCAGCGCAATCTCTGGCTCACCGACGCCTATTTCGTCGCCACCACCTCCTATGTGCAGGCCCTTGGCGAGGCGGCCCGCGACGGCGTCGACGTGCGCCTGCTCGTGCCGGGCTCGAGCGACGTGCCTGCCCTGCAGCCGATCGTGCGCGCGGGCTACCGCTCCCTCATCGAGGCGGGCATCCGGGTCTTCGAGTGGAACGGCTCGATGCTGCACGCCAAGACCGCCGTGGTGGACGGGCGCTGGGCCCGGGTGGGCTCCACCAATCTCAACCTCGCGAGCTGGGCGACGAACTGGGAACTCGACGTCATCGTCGAAGATGCCGACTTCGCAGGCCAGATGGAGGCCATGTATCTGGAGGACCTCGCCAACGCCACCGAGATCGTTCCAGGCTCGTATTCCCGTCGCAGGCGCGCACGCAACATGCGCTCCAGACGGAGCCCCCGCTTCAAGCGAGGCGGCGTACGCAGGCTCGCCGCCGGCGCCCTCGCCCTTTCGAGCAGCATCGGCAAGGCCATGGGGTCGCGCTCGCTCACCGCCACGGAAACCAGCAGCATCGCGATCATCGGCTGCGCGCTCCTGGCGCTGGCCGTGGCCATCACGGTCTTCCCGGTCGTGATCATCGCGCCCATCGTGATCGGCCTCATCTGGTTCGGCCTTGCGCTCCTGATTCGCTCCCTGCACCTGAAGCGCCGCGTGCGCCTGAGGCGGCGCAAGCTCGCAATCCGCAGGCGATTGAGTAAAATCAAGGACGAGGCTGCCTCTGCCGGGGAATGACGGAAACCGACCGCCAAGCTCGGCATTGATAGGATACCTCCCTTTGAGGAGGCCTGATCGAAGGAGACGACGATGGCGACCGGAACCTCCAGCTCACCTTCCTATGACCCGCTCTACCGTGCCGAATCCATGAGCGCGCTGCTCGCGCGCAACTGGTGGGCGGTGGCGCTGCGCGGCGTCTTTGCCGTCATCTTCGCGCTGATCGCCTTTTTCTGGCCGGGCGCGACGCTCCTGTCCTTCGTCCTGTTCTTCTCGGCCTATATGCTGGTCGACGGCGTGTTCGGCATCGTGTCGGGCATTCGCGCGGCCTCCCGCAACGAGCGCTGGGGCTTGCTGATTCTGGAAGGCATCCTCGACATCGTCGTCGGCGCCGTCGCCTTCCTGATGCCCGGCCTGACCGTGGTGTTCTTCGTCGCCCTGCTCGCCGTCTGGTCCCTGATCACCGGCATCCTGATGGTCGTTGCCGCCTTCAAGCTGGATCCGGCCTTCGGGCGCGGCTGGCTGATCTTCAGCGGTCTCGTGTCGGTTCTGTTCGGCGTGGCGCTTCTGGTCGCTCCTCTCGTCGGCGCAGTGGTCCTGACCTGGTGGCTCGGGGCCTATGCCCTGGTCTTCGGCATCGCGCTCATCGTCCTCGCCTTCAGGCTGCGCAGCAGGAAGGACGATCTGACCGGGGGCACGCCGCTGCGCGCCTGAGCGAATGAGAAAGGGGCGCCGGAGCGCCCCTTGTTCCTCGTTCTCATTGACGGGTCTCGCTGAGCAGCGGAGACCAGGTCGGGTCCGACGCGAAGGACGGCGTCGGCACGGGCTGCTCCACGCGACCGGTGATGTCCACCATGTAGAGCTTACCGCCCGACTGGCCGCCCGGATCGCGGAAGAACATGATGTACTGGCCGTTGGGAGCCCAGACGGGGCTCTCGTTGTGGAAGCCTTCCGTCAGGATGCGCTCGCCCGAACCGTCGGGCTTCATGATGCCGATGGCGAAGCCGCCGGAATGCTGCTTGGTGAAGGCGATGTAGTCGCCGCGCGGGGACCAGGCCGGCTGCGAATAGGAACCGTCGCCGAAGGAGATGCGGCGCTGGTTGGAACCGTCGACCCCCATCACGTAGAGCTGCTGCTTGCCGCCACGGTCGCTCTCGAACACGATCTGCGACCCGTCCGGAGAAAACGAGGGCGAGGTATCGATGGCGCCGGTCGAGGTGAGGCGCGTGGTCGCCTGCGAACCGAGATTCATCATGTAGATATTCGCATTGCCGCCCTGCTGCAGGCTCATGACGATGCGCTGCCCATCCGGCGCGAAGCGCGGGCTGGAGGTCATGTCGGGGAAGTTGCCGACGATCTGGCGTGACCCGGTTTCCAGGTTGATCACCTGCACGCGCGGCTGCTGGCCCTCGGCCTGCGACATATAGGCGATTTCCTGGCTCACCGGCGAGTAGCGCGGCGACACGACGGTGTTCTCGCCCTGCGTCAGGTAGCGCACATTGGCGCCGTCCTGATCCATGATGGCCAGACGCTTGTGCCGGTTCTCCTTCGGACCGGATTCCTCGACGAAGACGACGCGCGTATCGAAGAAGCCGCCGAAGCCCGTGATCTTCGTATAGACCGCATCGGAAATGATGTGGCCGACGCGGCGCCAGAAATTGGCGTCGGTCACATATTGCTGACCGGTGAGCTGCTGTCCGGAATCGATGTCCCAGAGGCGGAACTCGGCCCGCAGCCGGCCCGACGGATCGCGCGAGACACGGCCCGTCACGAGAGCTTGGGCGCCTGCCATCTTCCATGCGTCGAAGCGCGGAGCCGCATCGAAGGACGGGCGCTCCGGAAAGCGCGACCTGTCGAGCGCCACGAAATAGCCTGAACGCTGCAGGTTGTTGGAGATGATGCCGGAGACGCGCTGGCCGAGGTCCCCCTCGCCCGAGAAATCGGCGACGGCGATCGGCATGGGCTGGAACTGGCCGCCGGGACCGACCCGGAATGTGAGCTGCGCCTGGGCCGCAGGCGCGAGCGCCGCCATCGGGACGATGATGGAAAGGACGAGGAGAAGACGGGAGACGAGGCGATTGATCATGATGTCGTGTCTCAAGCGTAATGGGCTTAAAGATCAGGAAAGGTCGAACTGGACGTTGAGAACTTTCCAGTCCGAATAGAACTGCATGTACTGGGCAGGCACGCGGTAGGGGGCGCAGCGGCGTACGGCGCGCAAGGCGGCACTCGCGACGGCCTGGTCCGTGCTGCTGCTGCCTGCGCGAAGAACGGTCGGCTCGCTCGCCAGCGAACCGTCCTGATTGAGACGGATATCGAGCATCGGCGGCGTTCCGTCGCTTCCCGACGCGCTGATCGGTGCGGTGTAGCAGCGCTGGATCTGCTCCTGCAGGATACCCATGAGCGCGTCGCGCTGACTCGGATTGAGCTTCGCGGCCGTCCCGGTCGCCGTGCCGAGAGACGCGGTCTTCTGAACCTCCGCCCCGGTGGCTCCGCTGGATTGGCTCTTCTGTTTGTTGTCGAGGAACTGCTTGAGATCGCCCATGTCGAGCTTCTTGGCGACCTGCGCTTCCTTGCGCGCCTTCGCTTCCGCCTCGGCCTTGGCTTTCGCCTCCGCGACCTTCTTCGCCTCGGCCTCAGCCTTGGCCTTCGCTTCGGCTTCGGCCTTCGCCTTGGCTTTTGCCTCGGCGACGCGTTTGGCCTCCGCTTCGGCCTCGGCTTTCGCCTTGGCCTCGGCGCGCGCCTTGGCTTCCGCCTCCGCCTTCGCCTGCTCGCTCTTGGCTTTCTCGATGGCCTCGGCCTCGGCCTTCTCGGCCGCTTTCTTCTCCGCCTCCGCCTTGGCCTGCGCGGCCTTCTGCTCTGCTGCCTTGGCGGCAGCCGCCGCTGCCGCGGCGGCCTCCTCGTCGGCGACCTTCATGTCTTCGGGGCGCTTCGGAGGCGCGGGCGTATCGAGCTTCTCCTCGCCGGGAGCGCGCTGCTCGGTCTTGTCCGCGATGCGATCGGCGCGGGGCTTCGGCGTGGGCTGCACCGACTTGGCATCCGTCTCGCCCTTGGTGATCTGCGAGAACTGGTTGTCGGTGATGACTTCGACCGGGATGCCTTCCTGCGCTTCGGGAAATTCGGTGGCGTAGGGCAATCCGATCAGGGCGGCCGTCAGCAGCGCCACGTGGACGCCGCCGGAAACCCAGAAGCCCGGCTCGGAGGTGTTGAATTTCAGCTTCAACGCCACGTCGTTCTGCCCCTTGCGCTCGATCCGCCTAGTTCTGTTCCGTTGCCGTCACCAGCGCGACCCGCTTGTAGCCAGCGGTTGTCACGATGGCCATGACCTGGGCGACACGCCCGTAATCGACCTTCTTGTCGCCGCGCACGAAGATGCGCTCGTCGAAGCCCGCCTTTGACACCTCGGCGAGCTTGCCCACGATGGCCTCGTCCGTGAGCTCGACCTCGCCCAAGAACACCTGCCCTGTCGCCTTGATGGAGAGCGCCACGGGCTTGGCGTCGGAATTGAGGGGCGCCGCCTTCGTTTCCGGCAGATCGATCGGCACGCCGGCGGTCATCATCGGGGCCGCCACCATGAAGATGATGAGCAGCACCAGCATGACGTCGATGAACGGCGTCATGTTGATCTCGTTGATCGCGCCACCGCGCTTCGCCCGCCTTCGGCGGCGTCCGCCCGCTCCGCCTGCTGCCATCATGGCCAT
This window of the Microvirga sp. TS319 genome carries:
- the tolA gene encoding cell envelope integrity protein TolA — protein: MKLKFNTSEPGFWVSGGVHVALLTAALIGLPYATEFPEAQEGIPVEVITDNQFSQITKGETDAKSVQPTPKPRADRIADKTEQRAPGEEKLDTPAPPKRPEDMKVADEEAAAAAAAAAKAAEQKAAQAKAEAEKKAAEKAEAEAIEKAKSEQAKAEAEAKARAEAKAKAEAEAEAKRVAEAKAKAKAEAEAKAKAEAEAKKVAEAKAKAEAEAKARKEAQVAKKLDMGDLKQFLDNKQKSQSSGATGAEVQKTASLGTATGTAAKLNPSQRDALMGILQEQIQRCYTAPISASGSDGTPPMLDIRLNQDGSLASEPTVLRAGSSSTDQAVASAALRAVRRCAPYRVPAQYMQFYSDWKVLNVQFDLS
- the tolB gene encoding Tol-Pal system beta propeller repeat protein TolB is translated as MAALAPAAQAQLTFRVGPGGQFQPMPIAVADFSGEGDLGQRVSGIISNNLQRSGYFVALDRSRFPERPSFDAAPRFDAWKMAGAQALVTGRVSRDPSGRLRAEFRLWDIDSGQQLTGQQYVTDANFWRRVGHIISDAVYTKITGFGGFFDTRVVFVEESGPKENRHKRLAIMDQDGANVRYLTQGENTVVSPRYSPVSQEIAYMSQAEGQQPRVQVINLETGSRQIVGNFPDMTSSPRFAPDGQRIVMSLQQGGNANIYMMNLGSQATTRLTSTGAIDTSPSFSPDGSQIVFESDRGGKQQLYVMGVDGSNQRRISFGDGSYSQPAWSPRGDYIAFTKQHSGGFAIGIMKPDGSGERILTEGFHNESPVWAPNGQYIMFFRDPGGQSGGKLYMVDITGRVEQPVPTPSFASDPTWSPLLSETRQ
- a CDS encoding phosphatidylserine/phosphatidylglycerophosphate/cardiolipin synthase family protein, with protein sequence MHLVTNQPGLSAQPYRTALDELRMERAFSRIADSDLRHGNAVRLLRNSKENYPAWLDAIGSAQAVIHFENFIIADDATGRLFAEALMERARAGVKVRVLYDWLGSSFRALPAFWRRLREAGVEARVFNPPRLTDPFWIRRNHRKLITVDGRIGFVSGLCISDSWEGGKEAEPWRDTGISVEGPMVADLDAAFAESWVLAGMRAIPKSDLPRADAIPHAGAVAARLISGEPGMFRTYRVDQFIAATAQRNLWLTDAYFVATTSYVQALGEAARDGVDVRLLVPGSSDVPALQPIVRAGYRSLIEAGIRVFEWNGSMLHAKTAVVDGRWARVGSTNLNLASWATNWELDVIVEDADFAGQMEAMYLEDLANATEIVPGSYSRRRRARNMRSRRSPRFKRGGVRRLAAGALALSSSIGKAMGSRSLTATETSSIAIIGCALLALAVAITVFPVVIIAPIVIGLIWFGLALLIRSLHLKRRVRLRRRKLAIRRRLSKIKDEAASAGE
- a CDS encoding ExbD/TolR family protein, translated to MAAGGAGGRRRRRAKRGGAINEINMTPFIDVMLVLLIIFMVAAPMMTAGVPIDLPETKAAPLNSDAKPVALSIKATGQVFLGEVELTDEAIVGKLAEVSKAGFDERIFVRGDKKVDYGRVAQVMAIVTTAGYKRVALVTATEQN
- a CDS encoding HdeD family acid-resistance protein produces the protein MATGTSSSPSYDPLYRAESMSALLARNWWAVALRGVFAVIFALIAFFWPGATLLSFVLFFSAYMLVDGVFGIVSGIRAASRNERWGLLILEGILDIVVGAVAFLMPGLTVVFFVALLAVWSLITGILMVVAAFKLDPAFGRGWLIFSGLVSVLFGVALLVAPLVGAVVLTWWLGAYALVFGIALIVLAFRLRSRKDDLTGGTPLRA